The Spartobacteria bacterium genome has a window encoding:
- a CDS encoding DUF2202 domain-containing protein, which yields MMKYSQTQYSTTYSNQQRSISMNYKSLKKNWPYIVVPILALMVIVSLVWAFTENKRANELSTTNMQNNNQSQVGTKTRLEDHGITPLESAEASNSQTTADELTYLIEEEKLAHDVYQVMYDKWGSRVFDNIKNSETTHQDLLLAVMESRELTDPRKSDVGKFTNPDLQALYDKLTAQGSQSQTEAFRVGVIIEETDIADLNKMIANLDVKDTDIKAVLENLLNGSVNHLRAFNRQANR from the coding sequence ATGATGAAATATTCGCAAACACAGTATAGTACTACATATAGCAACCAACAAAGGAGCATTTCTATGAACTACAAGTCACTTAAAAAGAACTGGCCTTACATAGTCGTACCGATATTGGCATTGATGGTAATCGTATCGTTAGTATGGGCCTTTACTGAGAACAAACGCGCCAATGAACTGAGCACTACAAATATGCAAAATAATAATCAGAGTCAGGTAGGCACAAAAACGCGACTAGAAGATCACGGAATTACGCCACTAGAATCAGCTGAAGCTAGCAATAGCCAGACAACTGCTGATGAGCTTACTTATCTTATAGAGGAGGAAAAGCTTGCACATGACGTGTATCAGGTAATGTACGATAAATGGGGCTCTCGAGTGTTTGACAATATCAAAAACAGTGAAACGACACACCAAGATTTGTTGCTCGCCGTCATGGAAAGTCGTGAGCTTACCGATCCCCGCAAGAGCGACGTCGGTAAATTCACTAATCCGGATTTACAAGCTCTTTATGACAAACTCACAGCTCAGGGCAGTCAAAGCCAGACCGAAGCATTTAGAGTCGGTGTAATAATTGAAGAGACAGACATCGCCGATTTGAATAAAATGATAGCCAACCTGGACGTAAAAGATACGGATATAAAGGCCGTGCTTGAAAATCTACTAAACGGGTCAGTAAATCATCTACGCGCGTTCAATCGCCAAGCAAATAGATAG